In one Lolium rigidum isolate FL_2022 chromosome 3, APGP_CSIRO_Lrig_0.1, whole genome shotgun sequence genomic region, the following are encoded:
- the LOC124695509 gene encoding RING-H2 finger protein ATL5-like encodes MARRLLTPNTAPPPTATGTAAHSGWDVNRSAVKVAIVGNVVVVLLFFVAVVWRLFFSGKGQEGTIAPEGGGAAAAEADALSSAESSPSASPRGKGLRKEDLVALPVYVHGAGASAEEGSGGKVECAVCICELGDGDTGRLLPRCGHRFHAECVDRWFRSHATCPLCRTVVGGQPQGAAAEC; translated from the coding sequence ATGGCCAGGCGATTGCTCACGCCgaacaccgcgccgccgcccacggcGACGGGAACGGCAGCGCATTCGGGGTGGGACGTGAACCGGTCGGCCGTCAAGGTGGCCATCGTCGGCAACGTGGTCGTCGTGCTGCTCTTCTTCGTCGCCGTCGTGTGGCGCCTCTTCTTCTCCGGGAAAGGCCAAGAAGGAACCATTGCgcccgaaggcggcggcgcggcggccgccgaGGCGGACGCGCTCTCCTCCGCCGAGAGCTCGCCGAGCGCGTCTCCGCGGGGAAAAGGGCTCAGGAAGGAGGACCTCGTGGCGCTGCCCGTGTACGTCCACGGCGCCGGCGCGTCGGCGGAGGAGGGCAGCGGCGGCAAGGTGGAATGCGCGGTGTGCATCTGCGAGCTCGGAGACGGCGACACCGGCCGGCTCCTGCCGAGGTGCGGGCACCGGTTCCACGCCGAGTGCGTCGACAGGTGGTTCCGGTCGCACGCCACATGCCCACTCTGCCGCACCGTTGTGGGAGGTCAACCCCAAGGAGCAGCTGCGGAGTGTTGA